The following are encoded in a window of Nibricoccus aquaticus genomic DNA:
- the hflK gene encoding protease modulator HflK, which produces MFPALFSLLLAATATAAALLQPSLLLTALAAWTTWSAFVALNVIIGQTRTRAWARAALLPTGAAATFFIVIHPLIFRGSPSLSFSQLSSLNAQPAFLLPLLILGAFAGFFLQTYATLRARTPGARDWSAPLSAALLKLQTIVFAFTAALVFASNHFDLPLLTLWSQALIALTAFWILETFARYIARLYQPRRFALERPPLGCSWLLLPFLAITARNAWLAPVKTDGPVIALADMWFLPTLRRLALPLVAVAAVIIWAGTSLHEIPPGHTGLHARFGRMDATPLTPGLHVTLPFPFHSVTVLPADRLQSIVLGFASDTGQPILWDRGHYIGEQSQLVGHGDDLLTISVPVYYYIRDPLAYHRHTGDAAAVIRDLASQQLLAHTQNRSAFEIMTTGRDELAHTILRDLQSSLDRRNSGLAVALVCLRDIHPPVAVGPAYQEVVSAIEDREAARHEGEDYRAENLPRARSDSAQVRANADTLAGTRSARVRGEAARFDALLASYQASPEVFRIRQSYAAYDESLRGVKKLIVDEKFRGRLPTFVDARKTLNPDFAPPPVPDNPGLIPIPSTKQNAFDRAIDGYLNMGRGAIPAAPAATQDSDNLMSPRP; this is translated from the coding sequence GTGTTCCCCGCTCTCTTCTCCCTGCTCCTCGCCGCCACCGCGACCGCCGCCGCCCTGCTGCAACCGTCGTTGCTGCTCACGGCCCTCGCCGCCTGGACAACGTGGTCCGCGTTCGTCGCGCTCAATGTGATCATCGGCCAGACCCGCACCCGCGCCTGGGCCCGCGCCGCGCTTCTCCCGACTGGCGCCGCCGCGACTTTCTTCATCGTCATCCACCCTCTGATTTTCCGCGGTTCCCCGTCCCTTTCCTTCTCTCAACTCTCATCTCTCAACGCTCAACCCGCTTTCCTCCTCCCGCTGCTCATCCTCGGCGCCTTCGCCGGTTTCTTCCTCCAAACCTACGCAACACTCCGCGCCCGCACGCCCGGCGCCCGCGATTGGTCCGCCCCGCTCTCCGCTGCTCTGCTGAAACTCCAGACCATCGTCTTCGCCTTCACCGCCGCGCTCGTTTTCGCGAGCAACCACTTCGACCTCCCGCTGCTCACGCTCTGGTCCCAGGCCCTCATCGCGCTCACCGCTTTCTGGATACTCGAAACATTCGCGCGCTACATCGCCCGGCTCTACCAGCCCCGCCGCTTCGCCCTCGAACGCCCGCCCCTCGGCTGCTCCTGGTTGCTCCTTCCCTTTCTTGCCATAACCGCCCGCAACGCATGGCTCGCGCCAGTCAAAACCGACGGCCCCGTCATCGCCCTCGCCGACATGTGGTTCCTCCCGACGCTGCGCCGACTCGCGCTTCCGCTCGTCGCCGTCGCCGCCGTCATCATCTGGGCCGGCACCTCACTCCACGAAATCCCGCCCGGCCACACCGGTCTTCACGCCCGCTTCGGCCGCATGGACGCCACGCCTCTGACGCCCGGCCTCCACGTCACGCTCCCGTTTCCGTTTCACTCAGTCACCGTACTTCCCGCCGACCGCCTTCAATCCATCGTCCTCGGTTTCGCCTCCGATACCGGACAACCCATCCTGTGGGACCGCGGCCACTACATCGGCGAACAAAGCCAGCTCGTCGGTCACGGCGACGATCTGCTTACCATCAGCGTGCCGGTTTATTACTACATCCGCGATCCACTCGCCTACCACCGCCACACCGGCGATGCCGCCGCCGTCATCCGCGACCTCGCCTCGCAACAACTCCTCGCCCACACGCAAAACCGCAGCGCGTTCGAAATCATGACCACCGGTCGCGACGAACTCGCTCACACCATCCTCCGCGATCTCCAGTCCTCCCTCGATCGTCGCAACTCCGGCCTCGCCGTCGCCCTCGTCTGCCTGCGCGACATCCATCCACCCGTCGCCGTCGGTCCCGCCTATCAAGAAGTCGTCAGCGCCATCGAAGACCGCGAAGCCGCCCGCCACGAAGGCGAAGACTACCGCGCCGAAAATCTCCCCCGCGCCCGCTCAGACTCCGCTCAGGTCCGCGCCAACGCCGACACTCTCGCCGGCACCCGCTCCGCCCGCGTCCGCGGTGAAGCCGCCCGCTTCGACGCGCTTCTCGCGAGCTACCAGGCCAGCCCCGAAGTTTTCCGCATCCGCCAAAGCTACGCCGCCTACGACGAAAGCCTGCGCGGCGTGAAAAAACTCATCGTGGACGAAAAATTCCGCGGCCGTCTCCCCACCTTCGTCGACGCGCGCAAAACCCTGAACCCCGATTTCGCTCCGCCGCCCGTGCCCGACAATCCCGGCCTCATCCCGATTCCTTCGACCAAACAAAACGCCTTCGACCGCGCCATCGACGGCTACCTCAACATGGGCCGCGGCGCCATCCCCGCCGCACCGGCCGCCACGCAAGACTCCGACAACCTGATGTCTCCTCGTCCATGA
- the hflK gene encoding protease modulator HflK: MSTTTTHTPTTRRRQSDGLLMEALLHTLRNLTPIAQGLCLVLLAVYLFSGFRFIGPGRSALILRLGQLQPEVHGPGFLAAWPAPIDEVVLLETGAEHALLIDNWTSRGPRLENVTHLQQFTDAQIQSQLEATGTAPVPVEIAVAGDSLDPVTDGYSITGDLNILQGHFALRYRIADPHAFFHHGPAAVETLLKKLSLRAASRLLSESAIDDLVTSGREKLATAIRNELEAGIAHLKLGVSATALEIRELVPPRQVAAAFEDVTSARLFARTLEENAAEYRLKQLAIVRGQASAIQQRADSTARQSIAASQGESAAFTHLRAEYMRAPALVRTRLYNDTLDTVMQQVNSSTLLPPGATPPSVFLEPSASR; this comes from the coding sequence GTGAGCACCACCACCACTCACACGCCAACCACCCGCCGCCGCCAGTCCGACGGCCTCTTGATGGAGGCGCTCCTCCACACGCTGCGCAACCTCACGCCCATCGCCCAAGGACTCTGCCTCGTGCTGCTGGCCGTGTATCTATTCTCCGGATTCCGCTTCATCGGCCCGGGCCGCAGCGCACTCATCCTCCGCCTCGGCCAGCTCCAGCCCGAAGTCCACGGCCCCGGCTTCCTCGCCGCCTGGCCCGCACCGATCGACGAAGTTGTCCTCCTCGAAACCGGCGCCGAGCACGCGCTGCTTATCGACAACTGGACCTCGCGCGGCCCGCGCCTCGAAAACGTCACCCACCTCCAGCAGTTCACTGACGCCCAGATTCAGTCTCAACTGGAGGCCACCGGCACTGCGCCAGTTCCCGTCGAGATCGCCGTCGCTGGCGACTCCCTCGATCCCGTCACCGACGGCTATTCCATCACCGGCGACCTCAACATCCTCCAGGGACACTTTGCCCTCCGCTACCGCATCGCCGATCCACACGCCTTTTTTCACCACGGCCCGGCAGCCGTCGAAACGCTCCTCAAAAAACTCTCCCTGCGCGCCGCCTCCCGCCTGCTCAGCGAATCCGCGATCGATGATCTCGTCACCAGCGGACGCGAAAAACTCGCCACCGCCATCCGCAACGAACTCGAAGCCGGCATTGCCCACTTGAAACTCGGCGTCAGCGCCACCGCCCTCGAAATCCGCGAACTTGTCCCACCCCGCCAGGTCGCCGCCGCCTTTGAAGACGTGACCAGCGCCCGTCTCTTCGCCCGCACCCTCGAAGAAAACGCCGCCGAGTACCGCCTCAAACAACTCGCCATCGTCCGCGGCCAGGCCTCCGCCATCCAGCAACGCGCCGACTCCACCGCCCGGCAGTCCATCGCCGCCTCCCAAGGCGAGTCCGCCGCCTTCACGCATCTGCGCGCCGAATACATGCGCGCTCCCGCCCTCGTTCGCACCCGCCTCTACAACGACACGCTCGATACCGTCATGCAGCAGGTCAACTCCAGCACCCTCCTTCCTCCCGGCGCCACCCCGCCCTCCGTCTTCCTCGAACCCAGCGCCAGCCGTTGA
- the hflC gene encoding protease modulator HflC → MSSAQNSPADSTESSATPFLRWAAFALGALLVLVFATGFIVRENEKALVLRFGKPVRVLESAGWYARLPWPIDRVVRLDARLQQNEIRLSEAITRDKRNVIVPMFYTWRIADPERFLQRVATPESATEKLDAILTSARNAALGRIPFEELVAVREGRGPLATLEKNILQNAQHDARENLGIELVETGVLQINLPQANTESVFRRMRAERKREASQYRAEGRAQAETIRATTDKETTLILADARRYAEETRGTAEAEAARIYAGSHGQDANFYHFLRQLQSLRSIVDRNTTLILDTSSAPFALLKSGPDSPSPLLPASSQPQHSSPQSPVAAAALLDPR, encoded by the coding sequence ATGAGCTCCGCACAAAATTCTCCCGCCGACTCCACGGAGTCTTCCGCCACGCCTTTTCTTCGCTGGGCTGCCTTCGCCCTCGGCGCCCTGCTCGTCCTCGTCTTCGCCACCGGCTTCATCGTTCGCGAAAACGAAAAAGCCCTCGTCCTCCGCTTCGGCAAACCCGTGCGCGTCCTCGAATCCGCCGGCTGGTACGCCCGCCTCCCCTGGCCCATCGACCGCGTCGTCCGTCTCGACGCCCGCCTCCAGCAAAACGAAATCCGTCTCTCCGAGGCCATCACGCGCGACAAACGTAACGTCATCGTCCCGATGTTCTACACCTGGCGCATCGCCGATCCCGAGCGCTTCCTGCAACGCGTCGCCACCCCGGAAAGCGCCACCGAAAAACTCGACGCCATCCTCACCAGCGCCCGCAACGCCGCTCTCGGCCGCATCCCGTTCGAAGAACTCGTCGCCGTCCGCGAAGGCCGCGGCCCGCTTGCCACGCTCGAAAAAAACATCCTCCAGAACGCGCAACACGACGCCCGTGAAAACCTCGGTATCGAACTCGTCGAGACCGGCGTCCTTCAGATCAATCTCCCCCAGGCCAACACCGAGTCCGTCTTCCGCCGCATGCGCGCCGAGCGCAAACGCGAAGCCTCCCAATACCGCGCCGAGGGCCGCGCCCAGGCCGAGACCATCCGCGCCACGACCGACAAAGAGACCACTCTGATCCTCGCCGACGCCCGTCGCTACGCCGAGGAAACCCGCGGCACCGCCGAAGCCGAGGCCGCCCGCATCTACGCCGGTTCGCACGGACAGGACGCGAATTTCTACCACTTCCTCCGCCAGCTCCAGAGCCTCCGCTCCATCGTGGATCGCAACACCACACTCATCCTCGACACCAGCTCCGCGCCTTTCGCCCTCCTGAAAAGCGGCCCCGATTCCCCATCCCCACTCTTGCCCGCCTCCTCGCAACCGCAGCACTCATCCCCGCAATCCCCGGTTGCCGCCGCTGCGCTTCTCGACCCCCGCTAA
- a CDS encoding heavy metal translocating P-type ATPase: MSASATPLPPEMLGRLRVLFIAAAFLLAGAAAPWLRPGQDTIGSLLALIGLIIVATPIVKQTFTAMRATGFAATQFYMDQYVVIAIGACLATGQYITGGIVAVVLVLGQMLEERTVIGVEYALNRLRELSQVRARRILSVSQLSTLNSQPIDEELVDSRALRANDRIRIRPGDAVPADARIDSGESLINQSAITGESLPAEVRPGDRIFAGTTNLNGLLEATVLETGDDTVMARVTRILEEAKETEAPIIRMAEDYARYYTPLVLLIAASVFFFTQDINRAISVLIVSIPCAFVLASPSALVTAIACASRLGLLVKGAKHFEEGRRIDTVVFDKTGTLTEGVLHVENVWLHADTSRAEALAYAAALERHSNHPVAKAIQRAAETPSLNSQLSALNSPTNLQEHSGLGITAQLGSQKIHVGRPRWLSDSGIVLAPAPENADRFSLVAVVIDGVHVATIGLADRLRAEAPEALARLRTVGIEKFILLTGDRQPVAATIAARLGLTDFQAECLPEDKARRIEALKASGARVMVVGDGLNDAPALAAGHVGVAMGALGNDVAIATADVALMNNDLRRIADLIELSHRTVGTINQNLLCGFAFIILAVTLSALGFITPVAAAFFHEFSAFFVIFNSARLLRFDGLEDASNNVSAEPTPALALVSQPAKA; encoded by the coding sequence ATGTCCGCTTCCGCCACGCCACTTCCACCCGAGATGCTCGGCCGCCTCCGCGTCCTCTTCATCGCCGCCGCCTTCCTCCTCGCCGGCGCCGCCGCTCCCTGGCTGCGCCCCGGACAGGACACCATCGGCAGCCTGCTCGCACTCATTGGCCTCATCATCGTCGCCACGCCCATCGTGAAACAAACCTTCACGGCCATGCGCGCGACCGGTTTCGCCGCCACGCAGTTCTACATGGACCAGTACGTCGTCATCGCCATCGGTGCCTGCCTTGCGACCGGCCAGTACATCACCGGCGGCATCGTCGCCGTCGTCCTCGTCCTCGGCCAGATGCTCGAAGAACGCACCGTCATCGGCGTCGAGTACGCCCTCAACCGCCTTCGTGAACTCTCCCAAGTCCGCGCCCGCCGCATCCTTTCCGTCTCTCAACTCTCAACGCTCAACTCTCAACCCATAGACGAGGAACTCGTCGATTCACGCGCGCTTCGTGCGAACGACCGCATCCGTATCCGCCCCGGCGATGCCGTCCCGGCCGACGCCCGCATCGACTCCGGCGAATCCCTCATCAACCAAAGCGCCATCACCGGCGAATCCCTCCCAGCCGAAGTCCGTCCGGGTGACCGCATCTTCGCCGGCACCACCAACCTCAACGGTCTTCTCGAAGCGACCGTCCTCGAAACCGGCGACGACACCGTCATGGCCCGTGTCACGCGCATCCTGGAAGAAGCCAAAGAAACCGAAGCCCCCATCATTCGCATGGCCGAGGACTACGCGCGCTACTACACACCCCTCGTCCTCCTCATCGCCGCCTCCGTTTTCTTTTTCACGCAGGACATCAACCGCGCCATCTCCGTCCTCATCGTCAGCATCCCCTGCGCCTTCGTCCTCGCGAGCCCCAGCGCGCTTGTCACCGCCATCGCCTGCGCCTCCCGCCTCGGCCTCCTCGTCAAAGGCGCGAAACACTTCGAAGAAGGCCGCCGCATCGACACCGTCGTCTTCGACAAAACCGGCACCCTCACCGAAGGCGTCTTGCACGTAGAAAACGTCTGGCTCCACGCCGACACCTCCCGCGCCGAAGCCCTCGCCTATGCCGCCGCCCTCGAGCGCCACTCCAACCACCCCGTCGCCAAAGCCATCCAACGCGCCGCCGAGACTCCATCACTCAACTCTCAACTCTCAGCTCTCAACTCCCCAACCAACCTCCAGGAACACTCCGGCCTCGGCATCACTGCCCAACTCGGCTCTCAAAAAATTCACGTCGGCCGCCCCCGCTGGCTCTCCGACTCCGGCATCGTCCTCGCGCCAGCTCCCGAAAATGCCGACCGCTTCAGCTTGGTCGCAGTCGTGATCGACGGCGTCCACGTCGCCACCATCGGCCTCGCCGACCGCCTCCGCGCCGAAGCCCCCGAAGCCCTCGCCCGCCTCCGCACCGTCGGCATCGAAAAATTCATACTCCTCACCGGAGACCGCCAGCCCGTCGCCGCCACCATCGCCGCCCGCCTCGGCCTCACCGACTTCCAGGCCGAGTGTCTCCCCGAAGACAAAGCTCGCCGCATCGAAGCCCTCAAAGCCTCCGGCGCCCGCGTGATGGTCGTCGGCGACGGCCTCAACGACGCCCCCGCCCTCGCCGCCGGTCACGTCGGTGTCGCCATGGGCGCGCTCGGCAACGACGTCGCCATCGCCACCGCCGACGTCGCCCTCATGAACAACGACCTCCGCCGCATCGCCGACCTGATCGAGCTCTCCCACCGCACAGTCGGCACCATCAACCAAAACCTCCTCTGCGGTTTCGCCTTCATCATCCTAGCCGTGACGCTCTCCGCGCTCGGTTTCATCACGCCCGTCGCCGCGGCCTTCTTCCACGAATTCTCCGCCTTCTTCGTCATCTTCAACAGCGCCCGCCTCCTCCGCTTCGACGGCTTGGAAGACGCCTCTAACAACGTATCTGCCGAACCCACGCCTGCTCTCGCACTCGTCTCTCAACCAGCCAAAGCCTGA
- a CDS encoding alkaline phosphatase PhoX, with the protein MRKVIASLTGACCASTALLAGFQTSEPAYLNGTPSGNYTFKPLVSVGDRVPLTGGAPTDSYAFVGIPDAMGLYKDPVTSENILFVAHELGNTLTTEPLPGQTKFKGSFVSRYVLADDATVTSAGVAHQELYLENVFYNPTPPKDGTAIRGFNRYCSGSFAGTAHGMDRPIFFANEESSGGFDQAKGELSVAIVDGKMHTLPALGRVARENTIVMPRRDALTAIVSTEDSGYPSYVFLYVGTKQRRSESALDKNGLTSGKIYVLGGKGADANKNEASFTAGTIQSRWIEIPNAAALSSAQLKTAAGTAGGFGFVRVEDGEFDPLAPTRSFFVASTGGSAPNTLGRLYKLNFNPANPAADGTLDIVYNAASIVTPGGNINAGQDWPCSVDNIAVTADRIVICEDLNSPASAVFSKYGRNGGVWTLDRNNNYAAKYQGDFNFTYANARDNTTRSRGQWEASGVVDASTIFGEGSFIINVQAHGTRTNIPNPAGGNYTTSQANSLFAEDGQLLLMTLKP; encoded by the coding sequence ATGCGTAAAGTCATCGCTTCCCTCACCGGCGCCTGCTGCGCCTCGACCGCGCTTCTCGCCGGTTTTCAAACCTCCGAGCCCGCCTACCTCAACGGCACTCCATCGGGCAACTACACCTTCAAGCCGCTCGTCAGCGTCGGCGATCGCGTCCCCCTCACCGGCGGCGCCCCGACCGATAGCTACGCCTTCGTCGGCATCCCCGATGCCATGGGCCTCTACAAAGATCCCGTCACCAGCGAAAACATCCTCTTCGTCGCTCACGAACTGGGCAACACCCTCACCACCGAGCCCCTCCCCGGTCAGACGAAATTCAAAGGCTCCTTCGTTTCGCGCTACGTCCTCGCCGATGACGCCACCGTCACCAGCGCTGGCGTCGCTCATCAAGAGCTCTACCTCGAAAACGTTTTCTACAACCCCACGCCACCCAAGGACGGCACCGCCATCCGCGGCTTTAACCGCTACTGCTCCGGCTCCTTCGCCGGCACCGCGCACGGCATGGATCGCCCCATCTTCTTCGCCAACGAAGAATCCTCCGGCGGCTTCGACCAGGCCAAAGGCGAACTCTCCGTCGCCATCGTCGACGGCAAGATGCACACGCTCCCCGCTCTCGGCCGCGTCGCCCGTGAAAACACCATCGTCATGCCCCGCCGCGATGCGCTGACCGCCATCGTTTCCACCGAGGACAGCGGGTATCCGTCCTACGTTTTCCTCTACGTCGGCACCAAGCAGCGCCGCAGCGAAAGCGCCCTCGATAAAAACGGCCTCACCTCCGGCAAGATCTACGTCCTCGGCGGCAAAGGCGCCGACGCCAATAAAAACGAAGCCTCCTTCACCGCCGGCACCATCCAGTCCCGCTGGATCGAGATCCCCAACGCCGCCGCTCTCTCCAGCGCCCAGCTGAAAACCGCCGCAGGCACCGCCGGTGGCTTCGGCTTCGTCCGCGTTGAAGACGGCGAATTCGATCCGCTCGCGCCAACCCGCAGCTTCTTCGTCGCTTCGACCGGCGGCTCCGCCCCGAACACGCTCGGCCGCCTCTACAAACTTAACTTCAACCCAGCCAATCCCGCTGCCGACGGCACGCTCGACATCGTCTACAACGCCGCGTCCATCGTCACGCCCGGCGGCAACATCAACGCCGGTCAGGACTGGCCTTGCAGCGTGGACAACATCGCCGTCACCGCCGACCGCATCGTCATCTGCGAAGACTTGAACAGCCCCGCCAGCGCCGTATTCAGCAAGTACGGACGCAACGGCGGCGTCTGGACGCTCGACCGCAACAACAACTATGCGGCCAAGTACCAGGGCGACTTCAACTTCACCTACGCCAACGCCCGCGACAACACCACCCGCAGCCGCGGCCAGTGGGAAGCCTCCGGCGTCGTCGATGCCAGCACGATCTTCGGTGAAGGCTCGTTCATCATCAACGTCCAGGCCCACGGCACCCGCACCAACATCCCGAATCCCGCGGGCGGAAACTACACCACCAGCCAGGCCAATTCGCTCTTCGCTGAAGACGGCCAGCTCCTCCTCATGACGCTCAAGCCCTGA
- a CDS encoding DUF4394 domain-containing protein: MKLSVVSASLLALAGAVSSAHAQFGWAVTTESRLVHFSLSAPSETILSSSITGLRQSNGVTPDAFGNIYELTSFNGQLYGLDGHANFYSINGLSGQATFISNAFAPAGFDAGLAYDPFTGKFRFVSDAGENVQIGLNGAVTNGNATYYAPGDANFGASTVFNGLAIDSDFGTGFALDSATDTLAITFDPNFEEFFTVGSLGFDITGLGSLDILNGALFAALSGDASLSSLYSIDSTTGAATLIGDFGTGVTGLVLTQSAAVPEPSTYGLIGAAALAGLIVLRRRNNRRA, from the coding sequence ATGAAATTATCTGTAGTCTCCGCGTCGCTACTCGCTCTTGCCGGCGCCGTTTCCTCCGCCCACGCCCAGTTCGGCTGGGCCGTCACCACCGAGTCCAGGCTCGTTCACTTCAGCCTCTCCGCTCCCTCCGAGACCATCCTCTCCTCGTCGATCACCGGTCTCCGCCAGAGCAACGGCGTCACCCCCGATGCCTTCGGTAACATCTACGAACTGACCTCGTTTAACGGCCAGCTCTACGGCCTCGATGGCCACGCCAATTTCTACTCGATCAACGGTCTCTCCGGCCAGGCCACCTTTATCAGCAACGCCTTTGCTCCCGCCGGCTTCGACGCCGGCCTCGCCTACGATCCGTTCACCGGAAAATTCCGCTTCGTCAGCGACGCCGGTGAAAACGTCCAGATCGGTCTCAACGGCGCCGTCACCAACGGCAACGCCACCTACTACGCTCCGGGCGACGCCAACTTCGGCGCCTCCACCGTCTTCAACGGCCTCGCCATCGACTCTGACTTCGGCACCGGCTTCGCCCTCGACTCCGCGACCGACACCCTCGCCATCACCTTCGATCCCAACTTCGAAGAGTTCTTCACCGTCGGCTCGCTCGGCTTCGACATTACCGGCCTCGGCTCGCTCGACATCTTGAACGGCGCGCTCTTCGCCGCCCTCTCCGGCGACGCCTCACTCTCCTCGCTCTACTCGATCGATTCCACCACCGGCGCCGCGACCTTGATCGGCGATTTCGGCACAGGCGTCACCGGCCTCGTGCTCACCCAATCCGCCGCCGTCCCCGAGCCGTCCACCTACGGACTCATCGGCGCCGCCGCCCTCGCCGGCCTCATCGTTCTCCGCCGTCGCAACAACCGCCGCGCCTGA
- a CDS encoding right-handed parallel beta-helix repeat-containing protein codes for MKKILSLSLVLLGCGIGFASDFHVSPNGDDRNPGTLSKPLRTIEAARDAVRTELKNADGSQRQPVTVWLHAGTYPLARTFELTREDSGTAKARVTYVAYEQEEVRLSGGVTLPAQAFTPVNHKDALRRLPAESRAHVFQANLRAVGVTDFGQHRQFGHGLPVVTAPMELFWNAAALPLARYPNAGAIELGTIIDPGSMPRSGDYSNRGGRFRYTDARHERWVGVSDVWLQGYFNHGYADDKIRIASIDLALKEVTLATPHMYSLATGNNFNQYVALNLLEELDQPGEWYVDTESGLLFIWPPDDLAKARVTVSLLNQPLVALDDVSFCTLRGLIIEHGRGLGVSVEGGESNELTDCVVRNVGTVGVMLGQGARQTFPHITADGYEGVPSSREVGSFHSHIYLNTVWERNAGRNHVIAGCEIYNTGSGGIILGGGSKKTLTPGNNVVTDCRIHDFNRRNKMSASGVIVDGCGNRVVHNEIFNADLQGIYVRGNEHVFEFNHIHHVAQNSNDASAWYLGRDPSDRGNVVRWNFFHDVGRPDRKWTMGVYCDDATADVLVEGNVFYRAASFGSVYTNGGQDIVVRNNLFIEGYGPAYQLKSMWYDFALESIPYYFGEKGLYTRRLTRDVDIKQPPYSDRYPLLKNWLDLMPDGKTYYGMRPARNVFDRNVLVKYEETFRMVGKYAATEFGDNFITQKDPGFVDAAKLNFRLKDDSVVYQALPGFKRIPFEKIGPRPRAERD; via the coding sequence ATGAAAAAAATACTCTCCCTTTCACTGGTGCTTTTGGGATGCGGCATTGGATTCGCGAGTGATTTTCATGTTTCGCCAAATGGCGATGATCGTAATCCGGGCACGCTTTCCAAGCCACTGCGCACGATTGAGGCCGCTCGTGATGCGGTGCGGACGGAGTTGAAAAACGCGGACGGAAGTCAGCGTCAGCCGGTCACGGTGTGGCTACACGCTGGCACTTACCCACTGGCGCGTACGTTTGAACTTACGCGAGAAGACAGTGGTACAGCAAAGGCGCGCGTGACTTATGTGGCCTACGAGCAGGAGGAGGTTCGTCTCTCTGGAGGCGTCACTTTGCCGGCCCAGGCGTTCACGCCGGTCAATCATAAGGATGCGCTGCGGCGCCTGCCTGCCGAATCTCGTGCGCATGTTTTCCAAGCTAATTTGCGAGCGGTGGGCGTGACTGACTTTGGACAACACCGACAGTTTGGACATGGACTTCCGGTAGTGACCGCACCGATGGAATTATTCTGGAATGCTGCGGCACTACCGCTGGCGCGTTATCCCAATGCCGGTGCCATTGAGCTCGGTACAATCATCGATCCCGGTTCGATGCCGCGCTCGGGTGATTATAGCAATCGGGGTGGACGTTTTCGTTACACCGATGCCCGCCACGAGCGTTGGGTGGGAGTCTCTGATGTGTGGCTGCAGGGTTACTTCAACCACGGTTATGCGGACGACAAGATCCGGATCGCGTCCATTGATCTCGCACTGAAGGAAGTGACGCTCGCGACGCCTCACATGTATTCCCTGGCGACCGGGAATAACTTCAACCAGTACGTGGCGCTCAATCTTTTGGAGGAGCTTGATCAGCCTGGCGAGTGGTACGTCGATACCGAGTCCGGGCTGCTTTTCATCTGGCCACCCGATGATCTCGCGAAAGCGCGGGTAACGGTCTCCCTGCTCAATCAGCCGCTCGTTGCGCTCGATGACGTATCGTTTTGTACGCTGCGGGGGTTGATCATCGAGCACGGCCGTGGGTTGGGTGTTTCCGTCGAAGGAGGAGAAAGCAATGAGCTCACCGATTGCGTTGTGCGTAATGTCGGCACGGTGGGCGTGATGTTGGGTCAGGGTGCGCGCCAGACGTTTCCCCACATCACGGCGGATGGCTATGAAGGCGTGCCGTCATCCCGGGAGGTGGGGAGTTTTCATTCCCACATTTATCTCAATACCGTGTGGGAGCGAAACGCGGGGAGAAATCATGTCATCGCCGGCTGCGAAATTTATAACACGGGCTCGGGTGGGATTATCCTCGGTGGCGGCAGCAAGAAAACCCTCACACCTGGCAACAATGTTGTGACGGACTGCCGTATCCACGATTTCAATCGCCGCAACAAAATGAGCGCCTCAGGTGTGATTGTGGATGGTTGCGGCAATCGGGTCGTGCATAACGAAATCTTTAACGCGGATCTGCAGGGGATCTATGTCCGCGGCAACGAGCATGTCTTTGAGTTTAATCACATCCATCACGTTGCTCAAAATTCCAACGATGCCTCTGCGTGGTATCTTGGTCGCGATCCCTCTGACCGGGGGAATGTCGTGCGTTGGAATTTTTTCCACGATGTCGGCCGGCCCGATCGCAAGTGGACGATGGGGGTTTATTGCGACGATGCCACGGCGGACGTTCTCGTTGAAGGTAATGTCTTCTATCGAGCGGCTTCGTTCGGCAGCGTGTACACCAACGGCGGCCAGGATATCGTCGTCCGCAACAACCTCTTCATCGAAGGCTACGGTCCGGCATATCAGCTGAAATCCATGTGGTACGATTTCGCGCTTGAGAGCATCCCGTACTATTTCGGCGAGAAAGGACTGTATACTCGCCGCCTCACGCGCGATGTGGACATCAAGCAGCCGCCGTACAGCGACCGGTATCCGCTGCTTAAAAACTGGCTCGATCTGATGCCGGATGGGAAAACTTACTACGGCATGCGCCCGGCGCGAAACGTGTTCGATCGGAATGTTCTCGTGAAGTATGAGGAGACTTTCCGCATGGTGGGAAAATATGCGGCAACGGAGTTCGGGGATAATTTTATCACCCAAAAGGACCCTGGATTCGTGGACGCGGCGAAGTTGAATTTCAGATTGAAAGACGACTCGGTGGTTTATCAGGCATTGCCTGGGTTCAAGCGGATCCCGTTCGAAAAAATCGGTCCCAGGCCACGAGCGGAACGTGACTGA